A region from the Nostoc sp. HK-01 genome encodes:
- a CDS encoding FAD-dependent pyridine nucleotide-disulfide oxidoreductase, which yields MNSQVYQTVIVGGGFTGLFTALHLAHEHYPRSVILIDKNERFCFKPLLYEYFDGEMDAIQVVPRFSELLKGSGVIFVQDTVQSIDLHQREVKLVSGNSYNYSNLVLALGSVTGYHQVEGANVNAFPFWTQADAIALDKHLRECLQKAVQTENIEQRRKLLTVVVVGGGASGVEMAATLADFLPHWYRALGGNSTEIRVILLNHGEKILDGDINDPLRPIAEKELQKRSVAIEIFKEAEATAVYPNAIEYKSNDEIKTLPTHTTIWTAGTSLNPLIQELAIPQEHRDHHHRPLVTSTMQLLDFPEVFAGGDCAAVQDNSLPPTAQVAYQQGANIAGNLKALALGEDLKPFKVNIRGTLLKLGLNDAAANLFNIFEVTGEPAHLIRQGTYLTLLPTPIHDFKATTEWLDEEVFHHHLDPRDVGKKVVQAVELVGASVIGVLVGRKLLKMLGNEDNKD from the coding sequence ATGAACAGCCAAGTTTATCAAACTGTAATTGTTGGTGGTGGTTTTACCGGACTATTTACAGCTTTACACCTAGCTCATGAACATTATCCTCGTTCTGTGATTTTGATTGATAAAAATGAGCGTTTTTGCTTTAAGCCGTTGCTTTATGAATATTTTGATGGCGAGATGGATGCTATTCAAGTAGTACCGCGTTTTTCGGAATTACTTAAAGGTAGTGGAGTCATCTTTGTGCAAGATACTGTACAGTCCATAGACTTGCATCAACGGGAGGTTAAATTAGTTTCTGGCAACTCTTACAATTACAGCAACTTAGTATTAGCTTTAGGTAGCGTTACTGGTTATCATCAGGTTGAGGGTGCGAATGTTAATGCCTTTCCTTTTTGGACGCAAGCAGATGCGATCGCCCTTGACAAACATTTACGTGAATGTTTACAAAAAGCCGTTCAAACAGAAAATATAGAACAACGCCGCAAACTATTAACAGTAGTTGTAGTTGGTGGTGGTGCTTCAGGTGTGGAAATGGCAGCAACTTTAGCTGATTTTCTGCCACATTGGTATAGAGCTTTAGGCGGAAATTCTACTGAAATCAGAGTGATTCTCCTAAATCATGGTGAAAAAATTCTTGATGGCGATATTAATGATCCGTTGCGTCCAATTGCTGAGAAAGAATTACAAAAACGTAGTGTAGCAATAGAAATTTTTAAAGAGGCAGAAGCCACTGCTGTTTATCCCAATGCTATTGAATATAAAAGCAATGATGAAATTAAGACACTGCCAACACATACCACAATCTGGACTGCTGGCACTTCTCTTAATCCCCTGATTCAAGAGTTAGCAATTCCTCAAGAACATCGGGATCATCATCACCGTCCCCTAGTTACTTCCACGATGCAATTGCTTGATTTTCCAGAAGTGTTTGCTGGTGGTGATTGTGCAGCAGTTCAAGATAATTCATTACCCCCTACAGCGCAAGTCGCCTATCAACAAGGAGCTAATATTGCTGGGAATTTAAAAGCACTTGCTCTCGGAGAAGACCTCAAACCATTTAAGGTTAATATTCGGGGAACTCTATTGAAGTTGGGATTAAATGATGCTGCTGCTAACTTATTCAATATTTTTGAAGTTACAGGCGAACCCGCGCATTTAATCCGTCAAGGGACTTATTTAACACTATTGCCAACCCCAATTCATGACTTTAAAGCCACTACAGAATGGCTAGATGAAGAGGTATTTCATCACCATCTCGATCCTCGTGATGTAGGTAAAAAAGTTGTCCAGGCAGTGGAGTTAGTTGGTGCAAGTGTTATTGGTGTTTTAGTTGGGAGGAAATTATTAAAAATGTTAGGCAATGAAGATAACAAAGACTAA
- a CDS encoding monooxygenase FAD-binding protein has translation MTNHLPTNPIPDSSVNPAHEIVDLQTTDCCIVGGGPAGAILALLLARQGISVMLLEAHKDFDRDFRGDTIHPSVMQIMDELGLSDRLLQLPHTKMRQINVKTPEGSFTLADFSHLKTPYPYITMLPQVKFLEFITQEAQKYPHFQLVMGANVQELIEENGTVKGVRYRGGGGWHEVRAMLTVGADGRHSRLRQIGGFESIETSPPMDILWFRLPRHPEDFEGGMGRFAPGHIVAMLDRGDEWQIAYVIPKGGYHKLRAAGLDELKTSVVEVVPELSDRLSSLQDWSQVAFLSVESSRVKRWYRSGLLLIGDAAHIMSPVGGVGINYAIQDAVVSANVLSKPLHNKYLELRDLAKVQRQRELPTRIIQAFQTFIQKRVFAPVLSANRTFQPPSFLRLPFLRDFPARLIALGVFPVHVKYSINS, from the coding sequence ATGACTAACCATCTACCGACAAATCCTATCCCCGACTCAAGTGTTAACCCAGCCCATGAGATTGTAGACTTACAAACCACCGATTGTTGCATTGTGGGTGGTGGCCCAGCCGGGGCTATTTTAGCGTTGTTATTGGCGCGTCAAGGCATATCTGTGATGTTGCTAGAGGCGCATAAAGATTTTGACCGCGACTTTCGGGGAGACACAATTCATCCATCAGTCATGCAAATTATGGATGAATTGGGTTTAAGCGATCGCTTATTACAATTACCCCATACCAAAATGCGCCAAATTAATGTCAAAACCCCAGAAGGTAGTTTTACTTTGGCAGATTTTAGCCACCTCAAAACACCTTATCCTTACATCACAATGTTGCCACAAGTGAAATTTCTGGAGTTTATCACCCAAGAAGCGCAAAAATATCCTCATTTTCAATTAGTTATGGGTGCGAATGTTCAAGAATTAATTGAGGAAAATGGCACAGTTAAAGGAGTGCGTTATCGCGGTGGTGGTGGTTGGCACGAAGTCCGCGCTATGCTCACAGTTGGTGCAGATGGTCGCCACTCACGGCTAAGACAAATAGGCGGATTTGAATCCATTGAAACTTCCCCACCGATGGATATTCTTTGGTTTCGCTTACCCCGCCATCCCGAAGATTTTGAGGGCGGAATGGGGCGTTTTGCGCCTGGTCATATCGTGGCGATGCTTGACCGTGGTGATGAGTGGCAAATTGCTTATGTGATTCCCAAAGGAGGATATCACAAATTGCGGGCGGCGGGTTTGGACGAGTTAAAAACATCTGTTGTTGAAGTTGTGCCAGAATTAAGCGATCGCCTATCTAGCCTTCAAGATTGGTCACAAGTCGCCTTTTTGTCTGTAGAATCGAGCCGCGTTAAACGCTGGTATCGTTCGGGACTATTACTCATTGGTGATGCGGCTCATATTATGTCTCCAGTTGGGGGAGTGGGGATTAATTACGCCATTCAAGATGCAGTTGTATCCGCCAATGTTCTTAGCAAACCTCTGCATAATAAATACTTAGAACTCCGAGACTTGGCAAAAGTACAGCGTCAACGAGAGTTACCTACACGCATTATCCAAGCATTTCAGACATTTATTCAAAAGCGAGTATTTGCTCCAGTACTCTCTGCTAATCGTACTTTTCAACCTCCATCATTTTTACGCTTGCCATTTTTGCGCGACTTCCCCGCCAGATTGATTGCTTTGGGGGTGTTTCCAGTTCATGTGAAATATTCAATCAACTCCTAA
- a CDS encoding type 11 methyltransferase translates to MSKQSPSFPFNSNNPHSDKWQERTSQVAYRFNRQYQNQTFELPPEVQSMPIYQEWKAGILAGRAVSPFWEIAQPQKNQHCLDIGCGVSFLIYPWRDWQAFFYGQEISNIARDTLNSRGSQLNSKLFKGVELGGAHHLNYGLDQFDLAIATGFSCYFPLEYWNTVLGEVQRVLKSGGHFVFDILNPEQPLSEDWAVLETYLGAEVFLEPLAEWEKMIKAAGAKVITQQSGELFELYKVRF, encoded by the coding sequence ATGTCTAAGCAGTCTCCTAGTTTTCCGTTTAACTCTAATAATCCTCACTCCGATAAATGGCAGGAAAGAACATCACAAGTAGCTTATCGCTTCAACCGTCAATATCAAAACCAAACTTTTGAACTGCCGCCAGAAGTTCAATCCATGCCAATATATCAAGAATGGAAAGCGGGTATATTGGCTGGGAGGGCTGTTTCTCCGTTCTGGGAAATTGCTCAACCGCAGAAAAATCAACATTGTTTAGATATTGGTTGCGGTGTCAGCTTTTTGATTTATCCTTGGCGTGATTGGCAAGCATTTTTCTATGGACAAGAAATTAGTAATATAGCGCGAGACACCCTTAATTCCCGTGGTTCTCAGTTAAACTCCAAGCTATTCAAAGGTGTAGAGTTAGGCGGGGCGCATCATTTAAATTATGGTTTAGATCAGTTTGATTTGGCGATCGCTACCGGATTTAGTTGCTATTTTCCCTTGGAATACTGGAACACTGTTTTGGGAGAAGTCCAACGAGTCCTCAAATCTGGGGGACATTTCGTCTTTGATATCCTCAACCCAGAACAACCTCTATCAGAAGATTGGGCGGTGTTAGAAACTTATTTAGGTGCAGAAGTTTTTTTAGAACCTCTAGCTGAGTGGGAAAAAATGATTAAAGCTGCTGGTGCTAAAGTCATTACACAGCAATCAGGCGAATTATTTGAATTGTATAAAGTACGGTTTTAG
- a CDS encoding cytochrome c oxidase subunit I, which yields MTTHDSIDTTPQNDPENNWRHYFSFSTDHKVIGVQYMVMTFIFFLIGGLLAMLIRAELITPASNVVDRPLYNGLFTLHGTIMIFLWIIPFNAGISNYLVPLMIGARDMAFPLLNAISFWILPPSGLLLISSFLLPNGTAQSGWWSYPPISLQIPPGQPINGEFIWIVSIVLIGISSIMGAVNFVTTIFWMRAPGMTFFRMPVFVWSVLSAQLLQLVNLPSLTGALILLLFDLNFGTQFFKPLENGDPIIYQHLFWFYSHPAVYIMALPAFGIFAEVLPAFSRNPLFGYRSLAVASLGIAVVSIFVWVHHMFTSATPGWMRMLFMVTSMLVAVPTGVKAFGWTATIWKSKLHLETPMLFAMGGAAMFLLGGVTGVMLAAVPFDIHVHNTYFIVGHFHYIVFNTITMAIFAAIYFWFPKITGRMYAEGWGKVHFWLTFIGANLTFFPMLPLGLQGMVRRISSYDPRYQGWNILASLGGFLLGVSVLPFIANIVGSLLYGQRASNNPWLATGLEWTTTSPPPRDNFEEIPVVKRPPYDYGDPKYSVIEPHDYHQQEN from the coding sequence ATGACGACACATGATTCTATAGATACAACGCCTCAAAACGATCCTGAAAATAACTGGCGACATTACTTCAGTTTCAGCACTGACCATAAGGTAATCGGCGTTCAGTATATGGTGATGACTTTCATTTTCTTTTTGATTGGCGGACTGTTGGCGATGCTCATCCGTGCTGAACTGATTACGCCAGCATCAAATGTAGTTGATCGTCCTTTGTACAACGGCTTGTTCACCTTGCACGGGACAATCATGATTTTCCTCTGGATTATCCCGTTTAATGCAGGTATCTCTAACTACCTAGTCCCACTGATGATTGGCGCGCGGGATATGGCTTTTCCCCTGCTCAACGCCATCTCTTTTTGGATTCTGCCACCCAGCGGACTTTTATTAATCTCCAGTTTCTTGCTACCCAATGGTACGGCGCAGTCTGGCTGGTGGTCTTATCCACCAATAAGTTTGCAAATTCCCCCAGGTCAGCCGATTAACGGTGAATTTATTTGGATTGTGAGTATCGTCCTGATTGGCATCTCTTCAATTATGGGGGCTGTGAACTTTGTCACGACAATTTTTTGGATGCGCGCTCCCGGAATGACATTTTTCCGAATGCCTGTGTTTGTTTGGTCAGTTCTCAGCGCCCAGTTGTTGCAGCTAGTTAATTTGCCTTCCCTCACAGGTGCATTGATACTACTGTTATTTGATCTTAATTTTGGCACGCAATTTTTTAAGCCCTTGGAAAATGGCGACCCAATTATTTACCAGCATTTATTTTGGTTTTATTCCCACCCCGCAGTTTACATCATGGCATTACCAGCCTTTGGTATTTTTGCCGAGGTGCTGCCAGCCTTTTCCCGGAACCCCCTATTTGGCTATCGGTCATTAGCTGTTGCTTCTTTAGGTATTGCTGTAGTTAGCATCTTTGTTTGGGTACATCACATGTTCACCAGTGCTACCCCTGGCTGGATGCGGATGTTATTCATGGTGACATCAATGTTAGTTGCTGTACCAACTGGTGTAAAAGCATTTGGTTGGACTGCCACAATTTGGAAAAGTAAGCTGCACTTAGAAACACCCATGCTATTTGCTATGGGAGGTGCGGCCATGTTTCTGCTTGGTGGTGTCACTGGGGTGATGTTGGCAGCAGTACCGTTTGATATTCATGTCCACAATACTTACTTTATAGTGGGACACTTCCACTACATCGTTTTTAACACCATCACGATGGCAATTTTTGCTGCCATTTACTTTTGGTTTCCGAAGATTACCGGACGGATGTACGCTGAAGGCTGGGGTAAGGTGCATTTCTGGTTAACTTTTATTGGTGCTAACCTCACTTTTTTTCCTATGCTGCCATTAGGTTTACAGGGAATGGTACGCCGAATTTCCTCTTACGACCCACGTTATCAAGGATGGAATATCCTCGCTAGTTTAGGAGGATTTTTGTTAGGAGTTTCTGTACTGCCTTTTATTGCTAATATCGTGGGTTCTTTGCTATACGGACAGAGAGCAAGTAATAATCCCTGGCTGGCTACAGGATTGGAATGGACAACGACTTCACCACCACCGCGAGATAACTTTGAAGAGATTCCCGTTGTCAAAAGACCACCTTATGACTATGGAGACCCCAAATACTCAGTCATAGAACCTCATGACTATCATCAGCAAGAAAACTAA
- a CDS encoding cytochrome c oxidase subunit III, whose protein sequence is MANNKSYESMNRGVIHVDESPIPLERWRQYLPNWLKRFLPVRGGRAEDHHGKAIFGFTVFLLSESIVFLSFIFTYVGLRLTHSKNWLPPGISGPELSIFVIINTVILLSSSFVIQPAENALKHHQLNKFRWLWLITICMGTYFLISQGIEWKNLDFGLSTGLVGSTFYVLTGFHGLHVLTGVILQITMLVRSFRQGNYEKGHFGVSATTLFWHFVDIIWVFLFSLLYLW, encoded by the coding sequence ATGGCAAACAACAAAAGTTATGAATCTATGAATCGTGGTGTTATTCATGTAGATGAAAGTCCTATCCCTTTAGAACGGTGGCGGCAATATTTACCAAATTGGCTCAAGCGTTTTTTACCAGTTCGTGGTGGACGTGCTGAAGACCATCATGGTAAAGCAATTTTTGGGTTTACCGTGTTTTTGCTGTCAGAAAGTATAGTTTTTTTGAGCTTTATTTTTACATACGTTGGATTGCGCTTAACCCACTCAAAAAATTGGCTACCACCTGGAATTTCGGGGCCGGAATTGTCTATTTTTGTAATTATTAACACGGTAATTTTACTCTCCAGCAGCTTTGTCATTCAACCAGCAGAAAATGCTCTCAAGCATCATCAGCTAAATAAATTCCGTTGGTTATGGCTGATAACAATTTGCATGGGAACTTATTTCTTAATAAGTCAAGGAATTGAGTGGAAAAACCTTGATTTCGGGTTAAGTACAGGATTGGTAGGTTCAACATTTTATGTATTAACTGGTTTTCACGGTTTACACGTTCTGACTGGCGTGATTCTACAAATAACTATGCTTGTCCGTTCTTTCAGACAAGGTAACTACGAAAAAGGTCACTTTGGTGTGAGTGCAACCACTTTGTTTTGGCATTTTGTTGATATAATTTGGGTATTTTTATTCTCTCTTCTCTATCTTTGGTAG
- a CDS encoding short-chain dehydrogenase/reductase SDR has product MSYSSYLLKGQKALVTGASSGIGEAIARYLASSGAAVAINYHSEAEEAEKIVDDIKANNGEAFAIQADVSQEDQVKAMFQQTLQNFGTIDILVNNAGLQKDSPFVDMTLDHWNQVIGVNLTGQFLCAREAAKEFLRRGVRPQISSAAGKIICISSVHEVIPWAGHVNYAASKGGIHLMMQSIAQELAPHKIRVNSIAPGAIKTPINKSAWDTPQAEAKLLQLIPAKRIGDVEDVAKAAVWLASDDSDYVNGTTLFVDGGMTLYPGFTENG; this is encoded by the coding sequence ATGAGCTATTCTTCTTACCTGCTCAAAGGTCAAAAAGCACTGGTAACAGGTGCTAGTTCTGGCATTGGTGAAGCGATAGCTCGTTATTTGGCTTCCTCCGGTGCAGCTGTCGCGATTAACTATCATTCTGAAGCCGAAGAAGCCGAAAAAATAGTTGATGATATTAAAGCAAATAATGGTGAAGCTTTTGCCATTCAAGCTGATGTCAGCCAGGAAGACCAAGTTAAGGCGATGTTTCAACAAACACTCCAGAACTTTGGAACTATTGACATCTTAGTAAATAATGCAGGTTTGCAAAAAGATTCACCTTTTGTAGATATGACCCTTGATCACTGGAATCAAGTAATTGGGGTAAACTTAACAGGACAATTTTTATGTGCTAGAGAAGCAGCCAAAGAATTCTTACGTCGAGGAGTGCGACCGCAGATTTCATCTGCCGCAGGTAAGATTATCTGCATTAGTTCAGTGCATGAGGTGATTCCTTGGGCTGGTCATGTTAATTATGCTGCTAGTAAAGGCGGTATTCATCTAATGATGCAAAGTATTGCTCAAGAACTAGCCCCCCATAAAATACGTGTTAATAGTATTGCCCCTGGTGCAATCAAAACACCCATCAATAAATCAGCTTGGGATACCCCACAAGCTGAGGCGAAGTTACTCCAACTAATTCCGGCAAAACGAATCGGAGATGTAGAAGACGTTGCCAAAGCCGCAGTTTGGTTAGCTTCTGATGATTCTGATTATGTCAACGGTACAACTTTGTTTGTAGATGGTGGCATGACTTTGTATCCAGGTTTTACAGAGAATGGCTAA
- a CDS encoding cytochrome C oxidase subunit II, transmembrane region — translation MSRFLEYFLIASYIAVLLVISHWIGAQAYSWLPVEATAEAQKVDSLFSFLTAIGAFIILGLVGMMVYSVLFFRAPKNDYSEGHPSRGDIKLEVLWTAAPTLLVLWVAWQGFNIYQQLDILGLQQVVHLHTPLEEPASAASISDIPKPADETIEVFVKQWDWSFRYPNNVTSNELHLPVNRRTRLNMHAKDVLHSFYVPEFRLQQYIVPGRDIDLVVTPTRMGEYKLKDALFSGTYFALMDANVHIESLEEYNQWLTTAEQQPLAIKNQAVAEYTQPPKTLLKTGWYTVAPEPPAIAQSAPPKRLTANERKVMNDDT, via the coding sequence ATGTCTAGATTTTTAGAATATTTCCTAATAGCTAGTTATATTGCAGTGTTGCTCGTTATCAGCCATTGGATTGGGGCGCAAGCTTATTCTTGGCTGCCTGTGGAAGCTACAGCAGAAGCACAAAAGGTAGATAGTTTGTTTAGCTTCTTAACTGCTATTGGCGCGTTTATTATTCTTGGGCTTGTAGGCATGATGGTGTACTCGGTACTTTTCTTTCGCGCACCTAAAAATGACTATAGCGAGGGACATCCATCCAGAGGCGATATAAAACTAGAAGTTTTATGGACAGCCGCTCCAACATTACTAGTTTTGTGGGTGGCTTGGCAAGGCTTCAATATTTATCAGCAATTAGATATTCTAGGTTTGCAACAAGTTGTACATTTACATACACCTCTAGAAGAACCAGCCTCTGCCGCATCAATCAGCGATATCCCTAAACCGGCTGATGAAACTATTGAGGTGTTCGTGAAGCAGTGGGATTGGTCGTTTCGCTATCCCAATAATGTTACTAGTAATGAATTACACTTACCTGTAAATCGTCGGACTCGCCTAAATATGCACGCTAAAGACGTACTTCACAGTTTTTACGTCCCTGAGTTCCGCTTACAGCAGTATATTGTCCCCGGACGCGACATTGACCTTGTAGTTACACCCACTCGCATGGGTGAATACAAGCTTAAAGATGCTTTATTTAGCGGTACATACTTTGCTTTGATGGATGCCAATGTACACATTGAATCTCTTGAAGAGTATAACCAGTGGCTGACCACAGCAGAACAACAACCACTAGCTATCAAAAATCAGGCTGTTGCTGAGTATACCCAACCACCAAAAACATTATTGAAAACTGGCTGGTACACTGTAGCACCTGAGCCGCCAGCGATAGCACAGAGCGCACCGCCCAAAAGGCTAACCGCAAATGAAAGGAAAGTAATGAATGACGACACATGA
- a CDS encoding phospholipid/glycerol acyltransferase, with protein MMRWFLPFILRFRTRPWLTAGVVKIEAENAEILAELYQKFQAGKIRFLIAFRHPEVEDPLCMLYLLSRLVPKAARQHGIKLQEPIHSHFIYERGMTIWAGNWLGWLFSRVGGVPVRRGRRVDRLAIQTARDLFANGKMPIAVAPEGGTNGHSGIVSPLEPGVAQLGFWCVEDLQKSDRTETVFIVPVAIQYRYVQPPWTKLNWLLSKLEADSGLAIQSISQSAINNSTEIYHQRICLLGEHLITEMEEFYRRFYHQDLPQIPNQTLIPRLHRLLDTSLKVTEQYFNIQAQGNFIDRCRRLEDAGWNYIYREDIADIHKLPPLKRGLADWIAEEADLRMQHMRIVESFVAITETYLQEQPTSERFAETALLMYDMLIRIQDSTLPGRPSLGLRQVQITVGEPISVTERWEKAQNNRHAARQAASTLTQDLQTALENLIS; from the coding sequence ATGATGCGGTGGTTCTTGCCATTTATCCTCCGGTTTCGCACACGACCTTGGTTAACGGCTGGTGTGGTCAAAATAGAAGCCGAGAACGCAGAGATATTAGCCGAACTATATCAAAAATTCCAAGCAGGCAAAATCCGCTTTTTGATAGCATTTCGCCACCCAGAAGTAGAAGACCCCCTGTGTATGCTGTATCTGCTATCGCGCCTTGTTCCCAAAGCCGCGCGTCAGCATGGTATCAAGTTACAAGAACCAATTCATAGTCACTTTATTTATGAACGAGGGATGACAATATGGGCGGGAAACTGGCTGGGTTGGTTATTTTCCCGTGTTGGCGGTGTTCCTGTACGGCGGGGGAGACGAGTTGACAGGTTGGCTATTCAAACAGCACGAGATTTATTTGCTAATGGGAAAATGCCGATCGCCGTTGCTCCAGAAGGTGGTACTAATGGTCATAGTGGCATAGTTAGCCCCTTAGAACCAGGTGTAGCGCAATTAGGTTTTTGGTGTGTAGAAGACTTGCAAAAAAGCGATCGCACTGAAACAGTATTTATAGTACCAGTCGCTATTCAGTATCGTTATGTTCAGCCACCTTGGACAAAACTAAATTGGTTGTTAAGTAAATTAGAAGCAGATAGCGGTTTAGCAATACAGTCTATTTCTCAGTCTGCAATTAACAACTCAACAGAAATTTATCATCAACGCATTTGTCTGCTGGGTGAACATCTCATTACTGAGATGGAAGAATTTTATCGCCGCTTTTATCATCAAGACTTACCACAAATACCTAATCAAACATTAATTCCCCGACTGCATCGTTTATTAGATACAAGCTTAAAAGTTACTGAACAATATTTTAATATCCAAGCACAGGGAAACTTTATTGACCGCTGTCGGCGTTTAGAAGATGCTGGTTGGAATTATATTTACCGAGAAGACATTGCCGATATTCATAAATTACCACCCTTGAAACGCGGATTGGCAGATTGGATTGCCGAAGAAGCAGATTTGCGAATGCAGCACATGAGAATAGTAGAAAGTTTTGTCGCCATCACCGAAACATATCTCCAAGAACAACCTACATCCGAACGGTTTGCCGAGACAGCCTTACTTATGTATGATATGCTAATTCGAATTCAAGACTCAACATTACCAGGAAGACCAAGCTTAGGTTTGCGACAAGTGCAAATTACTGTAGGTGAACCAATTTCTGTCACCGAACGCTGGGAAAAAGCGCAAAATAACCGTCACGCAGCCAGACAAGCAGCAAGTACCTTGACACAAGATTTGCAGACAGCTTTGGAGAATTTGATTAGTTAA
- a CDS encoding ABC transporter-related protein yields MAQVILENVYKSFPPRKGESNAAQERADNLNVLRRINLTIADGEFMVLVGPSGCGKSTLLRLIAGLETLTGGNILVGDRLINDLPPKERDIAMVFQNYALYPHMTVYDNIAFGLRRRGRQGAGEQGSQRRAGVPPVEATGVSRGDKMPNWAENLLVGGTKNLPKGLRYISPKEKLIETQVRSVAQLLQIEMLLNRLPKQLSGGQRQRVALGRAIARNPQVFLMDEPLSNLDAKLRAETRAQIVKLQRQLGTTTIYVTHDQTEAMTMGDRIAIMNQGQIQQLASPLELYNRPANRFVAEFIGSPPMNFIPVEFHAPLLISHSLFRFTLPETWGKALQKYDKQTLILGIRPEHLNLSLPATKNLPVKVDLVENLGNDAFLSVRLTEPDSPISSDAPYLQVRVPTDRQLSVGEQLWLSINPEKIHFFDPETDLAIFPTNNS; encoded by the coding sequence GTGGCACAAGTAATTTTAGAAAACGTTTATAAAAGTTTCCCCCCCCGTAAGGGCGAAAGTAATGCAGCACAAGAGCGTGCAGATAATCTTAATGTGTTGCGCCGCATTAACCTGACCATCGCCGATGGTGAATTTATGGTACTGGTGGGGCCTTCTGGCTGTGGTAAAAGCACCCTATTGCGGTTAATTGCTGGCTTAGAAACGCTGACTGGTGGCAATATTTTAGTAGGCGATCGCTTAATCAATGATTTACCGCCCAAAGAACGAGACATTGCAATGGTGTTTCAAAATTACGCCCTCTATCCTCACATGACGGTGTATGACAACATTGCTTTTGGGTTACGCCGTCGGGGAAGACAGGGAGCAGGAGAGCAGGGGAGCCAGCGCCGTGCGGGGGTTCCCCCCGTTGAGGCGACTGGCGTGAGCAGGGGAGATAAAATGCCTAATTGGGCGGAAAATCTTCTGGTGGGGGGAACGAAGAATTTACCCAAAGGGTTGCGTTATATTTCGCCAAAAGAAAAATTAATTGAGACGCAGGTGCGGTCTGTGGCGCAGTTGTTACAAATTGAAATGCTGCTGAATCGCTTACCCAAACAACTATCTGGGGGACAAAGACAACGGGTAGCATTAGGAAGAGCGATCGCTCGTAATCCCCAAGTATTTTTAATGGATGAGCCATTATCTAATTTAGATGCCAAATTGCGGGCAGAAACTCGCGCTCAAATTGTCAAATTGCAGCGACAATTAGGCACAACAACGATTTATGTTACCCACGACCAAACAGAAGCAATGACAATGGGCGATCGCATCGCCATCATGAATCAAGGCCAAATTCAACAGCTTGCTTCTCCATTAGAACTCTATAACCGTCCTGCTAACCGCTTTGTGGCTGAATTCATTGGCTCACCACCGATGAATTTTATTCCGGTAGAGTTTCATGCACCATTGTTAATTAGCCATTCCCTATTTCGTTTCACACTCCCAGAAACTTGGGGAAAAGCACTGCAAAAATATGATAAACAAACTTTAATTTTGGGCATTCGTCCCGAACACTTAAACCTGAGTTTACCTGCTACGAAAAATCTACCAGTCAAAGTAGATTTGGTAGAAAATTTGGGTAATGATGCTTTCTTGAGTGTCAGACTAACTGAACCAGACTCGCCAATATCTTCTGATGCACCTTACTTGCAAGTGAGAGTTCCAACAGATAGACAGCTAAGTGTTGGAGAACAATTATGGTTATCAATAAATCCTGAAAAAATTCACTTTTTCGACCCAGAAACAGATTTAGCTATATTCCCGACGAATAATTCTTAA